From Hydractinia symbiolongicarpus strain clone_291-10 chromosome 12, HSymV2.1, whole genome shotgun sequence, one genomic window encodes:
- the LOC130622139 gene encoding uncharacterized protein LOC130622139 — MYSDISDSDSDLDWLFTDDSLSDDENEDYINEILQCASKKRGRPALHEQHPGLVPCIASYISQNSAEAHLRRRDSIMYTNGVSLKDIVSHIKSTLGLNVSKSAVHYLMRPRRKKTTSSKRHKSLVDARVPPKRNTGEKKIHEDFHFSCSQVNLVNELAQLCNENTISLSVDNKNKVDVGIPATSRRAQIRRYHIENEAPIYNDHDFPYPNSKLTPAGYQQLKVRITRSRSLSPTRQPLKINRKRSLSEGSSFLVLKSERTKDKVGRSKIKWSRKGPLFIHLYPSRLVEATNVMHVNYLLHLLQQEKKIKNVYNVVAIADGGPDWSTKAVVNLMSLGYLWLNLRLDCLIVQCYAPGHSRFNPIERCWSFLTQQLVGVTLPVEVDGKTPNPNDSEKWLNVLDNAATVCSKFWNNKIYDGFPIKVETFLSTNPLLKDIKCAHDTIKRFCVASRKSIKSSVEFTELQQKYRFFVKHCTRKAYQIEFVRCTSTDCDHCSSLPLRKNQFLDVIREFGGTCPTPQHSDFFAGHYKTLIEMVQSQLCRNISSASRIMPCLTTKYDVCNHGCRYAFFSEADKTRHMRLMDH; from the exons ATGTATTCAGATATTTCAGATAGCGACAGCGACCTAGATTGGTTGTTTACGGACGATTCTTTGTCCgatgatgaaaatgaagatTACATCAACGAAATTTTACAATGcg ctTCAAAAAAACGAGGCAGACCAGCGCTACACGAGCAACATCCGGGCTTGGTTCCATGTATCGCATCCTACATAAGTCAGAACTCGGCCGAGGCCCATTTGAGGCGCAGAGACAGTATTATGTACACAAATGGTGTAAGCTTAAAAGATATTGTCTCTCACATAAAAAGTACGCTCGGGTTAAATGTGAGTAAGAGCGCAGTGCATTACCTCATGAGACCGAGGAGAAAAAAAACCACTTCGAGCAAGCGTCACAAATCGTTGGTTGATGCACGTGTTCCGCCCAAGCGCAACACGGGAGAAAAAAAGATCCATGaagattttcatttttcttgctCCCAAGTTAACTTGGTTAATGAGTTAGCGCAGTTATGCAATGAAAACACAATCTCCTTGTCAGTtgacaacaaaaacaaggtGGATGTTGGTATTCCCGCCACGAGTAGACGTGCGCAAATCCGACGTTATCACATCGAAAATGAGGCTCCCATTTACAATGACCACGACTTCCCCTATCCGAATAGTAAATTAACCCCAGCAGGTTATCAACAATTAAAGGTGAGAATAACAAGATCACGCTCATTATCTCCAACCCGCCagcctttaaaaataaatagaaaaaggtCTTTGTCTGAAGGAAGCAGTTTTCTGGTCCTAAAATCAGAAAGAACCAAGGACAAAGTTGGTAGAAGCAAAATCAAATGGTCCCGTAAAGGTCCGCTTTTCATACATTTATATCCTTCACGTTTAGTAGAAGCCACCAACGTCATGCATGTAAACTATCTTCTTCATCTTttgcaacaagaaaaaaaaattaaaaatgtttataacgtCGTTGCAATTGCAGATGGAGGCCCCGACTGGTCAACAAAAGCAGTAGTTAACCTGATGTCGTTGGGTTATTTGTGGTTGAATTTACGTTTAGATTGTTTGATCGTTCAATGTTACGCTCCGGGGCACTCCCGTTTTAATCCTATAGAAAGATGTTGGTCTTTCCTCACCCAGCAGCTGGTAGGAGTAACGCTTCCCGTTGAGGTTGATGGAAAAACACCTAATCCAAATGATTCTGAAAAATGGTTAAACGTCCTCGACAATGCTGCAACGGTTTGCTCAAAGTTTTGGaacaataaaatatatgatGGTTTTCCAATAAAAGTAGAAACCTTCCTATCTACAAATCCGTTGCTGAAGGATATCAAGTGCGCGCACGATACTATCAAAAGATTTTGTGTTGCATCCAGAAAATCGATAAAATCATCTGTTGAATTTACAGAGCTACAACAGAAATACCGCTTTTTCGTGAAGCATTGTACGAGGAAAGCGTATCAAATTGAGTTTGTACGTTGTACTAGCACAGATTGTGACCATTGCTCATCCTTGCCACTTCGGAAGAACCAATTTTTAGACGTGATAAGAGAATTTGGAGGCACGTGTCCAACACCACAAcatagtgatttttttgcagGTCACTATAAAACGCTCATCGAGATGGTACAGTCACAACTATGCCGAAATATTTCTAGTGCATCGCGCATCATGCCCTGCCTTACAACAAAATATGATGTCTGCAATCATGGCTGCAGATACGCTTTTTTTTCAGAAGCAGACAAAACCCGACACATGAGGTTAATGGACCATTAA